In the genome of Coraliomargarita sinensis, one region contains:
- a CDS encoding Gfo/Idh/MocA family protein — protein sequence MSEKEDARELKAAKADRMEAPAFSYQPPKPKQATPPMALIGCGGIARNHLEAYRENGFPIAVLCDIKIEAANKFRDEFFPEAEVTDNADAVLTRDDIKIVDLATHPDHRLEHIRKALQNGKHVLSQKPFVTNIDVGRELVELAKQENLKLAVNQNGRWAPYFSYLREVVKAGLLGEIVSCDIHIAWDHSWIQGTRFEQIHHIVLYDFAIHWFDIVRCVFGDREAKQIFSQIERSRGQELAPPLSAQSMIQFDGGLASLVFHAHTKFSPAESTVVTGTKGTFRSSGPVCGNDNITLTTEEGEARVDLQGQWFNDGFAGAMGELLCAIEEDREPLNSAAHNLKSLELCFAAVASADKGEPVKPGEVQSIRY from the coding sequence ATGAGCGAAAAAGAAGACGCCCGGGAGTTGAAAGCGGCTAAGGCCGATCGGATGGAAGCCCCCGCATTCTCCTACCAACCCCCGAAACCCAAGCAAGCCACTCCTCCGATGGCCCTCATCGGCTGTGGCGGTATCGCCCGCAACCACCTTGAAGCGTATCGCGAGAATGGATTCCCGATCGCAGTGCTCTGCGATATCAAGATCGAAGCGGCCAATAAATTTCGCGACGAGTTCTTTCCCGAAGCCGAAGTCACTGACAACGCGGATGCCGTACTGACACGCGACGATATCAAAATTGTCGACCTGGCCACACACCCGGATCACCGGCTCGAACATATCCGAAAGGCACTGCAGAACGGCAAACACGTGCTCAGTCAAAAGCCCTTCGTCACGAATATCGATGTCGGTCGTGAACTCGTCGAGCTCGCCAAGCAAGAAAATCTCAAGCTGGCCGTGAACCAAAACGGCCGCTGGGCACCCTACTTCAGTTATTTGCGTGAAGTCGTTAAAGCCGGCTTACTTGGAGAAATTGTAAGCTGCGATATCCACATTGCCTGGGATCACAGTTGGATCCAAGGCACGCGCTTTGAACAGATTCACCATATCGTGCTCTACGACTTTGCCATTCATTGGTTCGACATCGTCCGTTGCGTCTTCGGTGATCGGGAGGCAAAACAGATCTTTTCCCAAATCGAGCGATCCCGTGGTCAGGAGTTGGCACCACCACTCAGTGCTCAAAGTATGATCCAGTTTGACGGTGGTCTGGCCTCACTCGTCTTTCATGCCCACACGAAGTTCAGTCCGGCCGAGAGTACTGTAGTGACCGGCACAAAAGGCACCTTCCGTAGTTCCGGGCCCGTCTGCGGTAACGACAATATTACTCTCACAACCGAGGAAGGCGAAGCGCGTGTCGACCTACAAGGCCAGTGGTTCAACGACGGATTTGCCGGCGCTATGGGCGAACTGCTCTGTGCGATCGAAGAAGACCGCGAACCCTTAAATTCGGCGGCTCATAACCTGAAGAGTCTTGAACTTTGCTTTGCCGCCGTGGCGAGCGCAGATAAAGGCGAACCGGTCAAGCCGGGTGAGGTTCAATCGATCCGTTACTAG
- a CDS encoding Gfo/Idh/MocA family protein — MNHYKITDPSRRSFMTKAAAGALASQFVTHPLFGQNASSNQLKIAGIGVGGMGRPNVRNCSRTENIAALCDVDTQYSQKTLDEHPNAKFYTDYREMFEAEEDLDGVVIATPDHTHAIIAMEAMRRGLHIYCQKPLTHTVKEARLVTEFARKSGVMTQMGNQGRSSESMRLLKEWLDAGVIGNVTEIRAWTDRPVGGQSYSTFTVGPRPEGTPPVPDYLDWDLWLGPAEERPYHPAYHPMQWRSYYDFGTGALGDMGCHILDPSFYALELGSPTVLEGSTTHWKDKVKNETFPRASILRMEFPSRGSRPPVTLNWTDGRLLPGRPKEIPNDVELPASGAMLIGDEGVILHGSHGAHNIRIFPEARRQAFLKNRPPKTIPRVKGTHESDWIRAIKTGQPACSDFNYGGALTEMVLLGVLALRVPNQRLEWDSKALQFKDHEVANSLVHKKYRSGWEL, encoded by the coding sequence ATGAATCATTATAAGATTACGGATCCGTCCCGCCGAAGCTTTATGACAAAAGCCGCAGCCGGAGCACTGGCCTCTCAGTTTGTCACGCATCCGCTTTTCGGGCAAAATGCTTCTAGCAATCAACTGAAAATTGCCGGTATCGGGGTTGGTGGAATGGGGCGCCCGAATGTTAGAAATTGCAGTCGTACAGAGAATATCGCCGCGCTCTGTGATGTGGATACACAGTACTCACAAAAGACCCTGGATGAGCATCCGAATGCGAAGTTCTACACGGACTACCGCGAAATGTTTGAGGCGGAAGAAGACCTTGACGGGGTGGTCATTGCGACACCCGACCACACGCATGCTATTATTGCTATGGAGGCCATGCGTCGTGGCTTGCATATTTATTGTCAAAAACCACTCACGCACACCGTGAAAGAGGCACGCCTCGTTACCGAGTTTGCCCGTAAATCCGGCGTCATGACGCAAATGGGGAATCAGGGACGCTCCAGCGAATCCATGCGCCTGTTGAAAGAATGGCTCGACGCCGGCGTCATTGGCAACGTCACGGAGATCCGGGCCTGGACTGACCGACCCGTCGGCGGGCAAAGCTACTCGACTTTTACCGTCGGACCACGCCCGGAAGGGACACCCCCTGTCCCGGATTATTTGGACTGGGATCTATGGCTCGGACCTGCTGAAGAAAGGCCCTACCACCCGGCCTACCATCCGATGCAATGGCGCTCGTACTACGATTTCGGTACAGGAGCGCTTGGCGATATGGGCTGCCATATACTCGATCCTTCCTTTTATGCTCTGGAATTGGGTTCGCCGACCGTGCTGGAAGGTAGCACGACGCATTGGAAGGATAAGGTCAAAAATGAGACTTTCCCCCGGGCCTCAATTTTACGGATGGAATTTCCTTCCCGTGGGAGCAGGCCCCCCGTCACACTAAACTGGACCGATGGTCGTCTTCTCCCCGGACGCCCGAAGGAGATTCCCAACGATGTCGAGCTGCCGGCCAGCGGTGCAATGTTGATCGGCGATGAAGGGGTAATCCTGCACGGCTCACATGGTGCTCATAATATTCGTATTTTTCCCGAAGCCAGACGTCAGGCTTTCTTGAAAAATCGCCCGCCCAAAACGATCCCGAGAGTCAAAGGGACCCACGAAAGCGATTGGATACGAGCGATTAAAACCGGCCAGCCCGCTTGTTCCGACTTCAACTATGGCGGTGCTTTGACCGAGATGGTTCTGCTTGGGGTGCTGGCACTGCGCGTGCCGAATCAGCGATTGGAGTGGGACTCGAAAGCGTTGCAGTTTAAGGACCATGAAGTCGCCAACTCGCTGGTGCACAAGAAATACCGATCCGGGTGGGAGTTGTAA